Within Cellulophaga sp. L1A9, the genomic segment GAACTGCAAGGAGTAGGTATCTTAGAATTGGAGATTTAATTTTTTTGAAAATCACGCGGGTAATTTTTTTAGTTAAAATAGTTAAAACTATATACGACTTAATGATACATTAAGGTTGTATTGTTTATTTTTGAGTGTATAAAAATGTAAAGATTGCGCAAATTTTAAATTGATGAAGAAAATTACCATTTTATTATTAACCCTATCCATTCAATTTGTTTTTTCAACAGAAGGGGAGTGGTCTAAAACAGGGCATAGAACAACCGGTGAAGTTGCACAACGTCACTTAAGCAGAAAAGCAAAGAAGGCAATTGCTAAATTGTTAGACGGGCAAAGTTTAGCCTTGGTTTCTACGTATGCAGATGATATAAAGTCTGATAAAAAGTACAGAGAATTTAGTGCTTGGCATTATGTGAACTATCCGGCAGATAAAAAATATACAGAAGTAGCACCTAGCCCTTACGGTGATATTGTTGTGGGAATTCAGAAATGTGCAGCTATCGTAAAGGATGAAAACAGCTCGCAAGAAGATAAAGTATTCTATCTTAAATTTCTAGTACATTTATTAGGAGACTTACACCAACCTATGCATGTTGGAAGGCAAGAAGATAAAGGTGGTAATGATATACAAATACAGTGGTTTGGAAAAGGATCTAATCTACACCGACTATGGGATAGCAATATGATTGATGATTACGGCATGAGTTTTACTGAAATTGCTGATAATTTACCAGAGTTAACAAAGGATGAGGAGAAGCAAATTCAACAAGGCGATGTTTTTGACTGGGTGGAAGAATCTAAAGGTTTAGCAACAGAGTTATATGCGTCTGTTGAGGTTGGAGAAAAACTTGGTTATGCATATAGTTATAAGTACTGGGGACTTGTAGAAACGCAATTGCAAAAAGGCGGATTGCGTTTAGCAAAAGTTTTAAATGAAGTTTTTGAATAAGTAAAATTTAATAAACCACCCTAAAGGTTAGGTTTATTCGCTCTTGAATAGGTTTAGCAGTTTTAGGTATTTGGTGCAACCAATGATGTTGTGTTGCTCCTTTCATAAGTAAGAGACTACCATGTTCCAACAAAAGTTTATGTTTTAAATTTTTGTTGGTTCTGTGTTTTAAATGAAAAAAACGCGCTTCGCCTAGAGTAATTGAAGCAATTATAGGATTTTCTCCTAATTCTTTTTCATTGTCTGCATGCCAACCATTACTGTCTTTGCCATCTCTATATAAGTTTAACAAACAGGTGGTGAATTCTGTTTCAGCAAGCTTATCTACTTGATTTTTAATCTGCAACAGTTCTTTGGTAAATACATGTGGGTGCATGGTAATATTAGAATAAGCGTATGCCTTATCGTTATTAGCATATAATGCTGTTAACCTTGGTTGCGCATATTTCTTACCAAATACCGTAATATCATCTTGTTGCCACGGTGTTTTTTCTTTGAGTAATGCAAAGTAACTATCTGCTGAATGGGTATCAAAGAAATTAGGATAGTATATAAGGTCACTATCTGGAAGATTTAAATGAAGCGCTTCAGAAAAAAGATTTGCCATTATTGTATGATCGACTTTAATTGATTTCTGTACTCAGAGGGGTTCTGTCCTGTAAACTGTTTAAATGATTTATTGAAATGTGAGAAATTATTGAATCCGCTTTCAAAGGCAACATCAGCAATACTCATAGGTTTTTCTGCTAGAAGCTTTGATGCATGTACCAATCGATATTCATTAACAAACTGTACAAAGGTTTTTTTAGTAATCTTTTTAAAATACCTGCAAAATGAAGGAACCGTCATACTCGTTAAATCTGCAATGGTTTCTAAAGTAATCTCTTCTTTAAAGTTTTCTTTCACAAAATTGAACACCATATTAATACGGTCATTATCTTTCATAGAAGACTCCATAGAGAACCCTTCTGCGTTCAATAGCTTAAATTCTTCAGAGTTTCCTAGTTCGTTTAGTATATTAAGGATAGAAAGCAGCTTTTGAAAATCTGTTTGATATTCTAAAATTTCTATTTTCTCACCAATTTTCTTTTTTGTTTTACCATAAAAGGCAATTCCGC encodes:
- a CDS encoding S1/P1 nuclease — protein: MKKITILLLTLSIQFVFSTEGEWSKTGHRTTGEVAQRHLSRKAKKAIAKLLDGQSLALVSTYADDIKSDKKYREFSAWHYVNYPADKKYTEVAPSPYGDIVVGIQKCAAIVKDENSSQEDKVFYLKFLVHLLGDLHQPMHVGRQEDKGGNDIQIQWFGKGSNLHRLWDSNMIDDYGMSFTEIADNLPELTKDEEKQIQQGDVFDWVEESKGLATELYASVEVGEKLGYAYSYKYWGLVETQLQKGGLRLAKVLNEVFE
- a CDS encoding alpha-ketoglutarate-dependent dioxygenase AlkB, giving the protein MANLFSEALHLNLPDSDLIYYPNFFDTHSADSYFALLKEKTPWQQDDITVFGKKYAQPRLTALYANNDKAYAYSNITMHPHVFTKELLQIKNQVDKLAETEFTTCLLNLYRDGKDSNGWHADNEKELGENPIIASITLGEARFFHLKHRTNKNLKHKLLLEHGSLLLMKGATQHHWLHQIPKTAKPIQERINLTFRVVY
- a CDS encoding AraC family transcriptional regulator, yielding MILQKPTFEVIAPDFGHSFTYQKFDEDKPNMNTVWHYHPELELVYINGGSGKRQIGSHVSYYNDGDLILIGSNLPHCGFTDGATGNKAETVVQMKQDFLGFDFFNIPEMKKIQTIFEACKGGIAFYGKTKKKIGEKIEILEYQTDFQKLLSILNILNELGNSEEFKLLNAEGFSMESSMKDNDRINMVFNFVKENFKEEITLETIADLTSMTVPSFCRYFKKITKKTFVQFVNEYRLVHASKLLAEKPMSIADVAFESGFNNFSHFNKSFKQFTGQNPSEYRNQLKSIIQ